The nucleotide sequence aacaaaacatactttagctttaaAGTTCTGCTTCAACAGCTTTTCTTAATAACTGCTATCAGATTTGCCGTACGGTAGATGCATTCGTAGTTAACAcgttttatatacctacctacgtgCAATGTCATATTCCATTCGCAAAAATTAGCATAAAGATTTAACAGAAAAGAATTTCATAGCCCTGTTTGAACtcgaaattttttaatttttccattatacctatatgaaaaattatgttaaatttcacctaatGACACCAACTATAGTTTAATGTGCCGTGTTTTGATGTTCTTCgaaataacatgtttttcaGAATGCgaatgttttagtttttatgacTGATCACGTTGATACTCGGTAACAATACGTACCTACTCTAGACTAGACTCTTtaggaagaaaaaaaacagattGACTAGGAAAATTTAGCAACGGCAAGCGactctccgtacttcaaacaacatgtatgcaaaatttaaagaagattgGCTTAGCAAATACCTAAAGCTTGAAGAAGTaacaacaaacttaatttcacattcataataaataaatactttaaatttaaaagactGATAAAATTTGGCGAAATAAACggtaatttcttttttatccacaaaaaaaaatagaaaataagatGTGAAATGTCCATAGGCGGTACGTAACCAAGAGCAAATTTTTCTGTCAGATTCCACGTTTGAATTGGAAGTAGGTACTCGACCCAAAGCGTTGGTAGTGTAataaaggtctcaggttcgaatcctactcgtgccctgagtttgtataccaatctgtttTTATCGACCAATTACTAGGAaatcatttacataaatatttaaatacgtaTAACACGGCTTATATGCAAAATAAcctatgaaaataattctattgtttacaaaaatgtttaatacatatattctaAAAAACACAACGATCATAGAAATTTTTTGTTACACTAATGTTAGTTCCGCTtactatttgtataaaatagaaCCTAATAATCATGTGTACTACCATTCTTAATTAATTCTTACATCATATCTTTTGCTTCAAATTTTCACCTATCGGAAAATGTACAGGGGTTCCATCACCTAACCTATTTGCAATTGAATTAATCATTTCTGGAGTGGCCTGCTTCAGGTCGTAAGCCCAGCCAATCTTTTCGAAGAACTGAATAAACCTGGTTCCCCAGTTGAAGAAATCAAAATGCTCTGCTGCCTTGTAGTCGAAAGGAAACGCGTGGTGATAGTTGTGCCAGCCTTCGCCGAAAGTACATGTGGCTACGAAGCGATTCTCTGCTGGTATGATATTCCTACAAAtatcagtaaaaaaataaaagtaaaaatgaaattaaattacaactaaaataaatttaatcgtaAACAGTGATCATTCTAATTGAATGTTAACTCTATTAATGAATTTGGCCGTATTTCTGCTGTCTGAGGTAAGTCTAAATGGATAAAATTGGTCCACATGTAAAAAAACCAATGATTGTACAttaactgtaataaataactcaCTTATTGTAAGGTTTGTATCCATAGGCATGAGCGAGACTGTTGACAGTGAGTTCGCTGTGAAACATAGAGAGGAACCTGATGAAGCACTGCCAGGCGACGGCGCAGCGCCAGTTCTCGACCCACAGCCAGATGCTAAGGCTGGTAGGCAGAATGTAGCAGAACAGCAGTTTAATGTAATTGAAGTATCTGGTGgaacgaataaaaaaatattatgattaatgAAAGCAGCtgatatagataaatagaacACAGATAGTATTTCAAACATGAgttagaatttaaataatgagatgataATTTCAGGACTCAAGCGGGCATTT is from Plodia interpunctella isolate USDA-ARS_2022_Savannah chromosome 15, ilPloInte3.2, whole genome shotgun sequence and encodes:
- the LOC128676017 gene encoding acyl-CoA Delta-9 desaturase isoform X2: MPLPPDSGRQKCQRSCEVEKQTRKIQPGIPNTALIMYIATGFGITGGAHRLWTHRAYKAKLPLKLFLMMCFASAGQNSIKQWVRDHRIHHKFSDTDADPHNANRGLFFSHIGWLMMKKNDKVLQAGKQIDMSDIDSDLYLQIFEKYFNYIKLLFCYILPTSLSIWLWVENWRCAVAWQCFIRFLSMFHSELTVNSLAHAYGYKPYNKNIIPAENRFVATCTFGEGWHNYHHAFPFDYKAAEHFDFFNWGTRFIQFFEKIGWAYDLKQATPEMINSIANRLGDGTPVHFPIGENLKQKI